A single genomic interval of Syntrophales bacterium harbors:
- the epmA gene encoding EF-P lysine aminoacylase EpmA: MIPVAENISPGSRIKPAMEDGRVLARRRDALWRRDRMIRAIRRFFSDRCYLEVETPYRITAPAPESHIDAVASSNWFLHTSPELCMKRLLAAGYPRIFQICKCFREGERGSCHLPEFTMLEWYHQGIDYRILMEECEELVTSVASDLGCGEVIHYQGKEIALQKPREMLSVREAFECYSPLSLAESLEREKFDEIMACYIAPHMGERQPTFLYDYPVYSSTLTRTKKEDPSVEERFELYMGGMEIANGSSELADVDEQRLRFKRARQFRRLQGKKVYPQPERFLEVLPTMPEAAGMALGVDRLAMIFTDLPAIDDVVTFTPEYI, from the coding sequence TTGATACCCGTAGCGGAGAATATATCACCAGGGTCAAGGATTAAACCAGCGATGGAAGATGGCCGGGTATTGGCAAGGCGGCGGGATGCCTTATGGAGACGTGATAGAATGATCCGGGCGATCCGCAGGTTTTTCTCTGATCGGTGTTACCTTGAGGTTGAAACTCCTTACAGAATTACGGCACCAGCACCAGAATCTCACATTGATGCTGTAGCTTCCAGCAACTGGTTTTTGCATACATCTCCTGAGTTGTGTATGAAACGGTTACTTGCCGCAGGTTATCCGAGGATATTCCAGATCTGCAAATGCTTTCGTGAGGGGGAGCGAGGCTCCTGCCATCTGCCGGAATTCACCATGTTGGAATGGTATCATCAGGGTATAGACTACCGGATTCTCATGGAAGAGTGTGAGGAACTGGTCACCTCCGTTGCCTCCGACCTCGGTTGCGGAGAGGTTATCCATTACCAGGGTAAAGAGATCGCTTTACAGAAGCCCCGGGAGATGCTCTCGGTCAGAGAGGCCTTTGAGTGTTATTCGCCTCTATCGCTGGCAGAGTCCTTAGAAAGGGAGAAGTTTGATGAGATCATGGCCTGTTATATCGCACCCCATATGGGAGAAAGGCAACCGACATTTCTCTATGATTATCCTGTTTATTCCTCTACCTTAACAAGGACAAAGAAGGAGGACCCCTCTGTGGAGGAGCGGTTCGAATTGTACATGGGAGGAATGGAGATAGCCAACGGATCTTCCGAACTTGCCGACGTGGATGAACAACGTTTACGGTTCAAAAGGGCCCGGCAATTTCGCCGGTTACAGGGTAAGAAGGTTTACCCGCAACCGGAGAGATTCTTAGAGGTACTTCCGACCATGCCAGAGGCAGCCGGTATGGCCCTCGGCGTGGACAGGTTGGCCATGATTTTTACAGACTTACCGGCAATTGACGACGTGGTAACGTTTACCCCGGAATACATCTAA
- the efp gene encoding elongation factor P, producing MYNASDLRKGLKIKLDHEPYIITEFNFVKPGKGQALYRCKLRNMVTGSQFERTFRAADTFGPADLREKKMQYLYSEEGKYYFMDSENYEQVFLSADQIGEAKNYLIDNTVVEILFFEDKPLEVSLPNFVDLTVVKAEPWAKGDSVTGNTKPVTLQTGYQLQVPPFIEEGEKIRVDTRSGEYITRVKD from the coding sequence ATGTATAATGCCAGTGATTTGAGGAAAGGCCTGAAGATCAAACTTGACCATGAGCCATATATCATTACTGAATTCAATTTTGTAAAGCCCGGTAAAGGCCAGGCCCTGTATCGCTGCAAACTGCGGAACATGGTCACGGGCAGCCAGTTTGAAAGGACATTCCGTGCGGCGGATACCTTTGGGCCTGCCGATCTGAGGGAAAAGAAAATGCAATACCTTTACTCGGAAGAGGGAAAATACTACTTCATGGACAGTGAGAACTACGAACAGGTTTTTCTTTCGGCGGATCAGATCGGGGAGGCAAAAAATTACCTGATTGATAACACAGTGGTAGAGATCCTCTTTTTTGAGGATAAACCTCTCGAGGTCAGTCTTCCCAATTTCGTTGATCTGACCGTCGTGAAGGCTGAACCATGGGCAAAAGGTGATTCTGTAACAGGAAACACCAAACCTGTGACCCTGCAGACGGGTTACCAGCTCCAGGTTCCCCCATTCATTGAAGAAGGAGAAAAAATCAGGGTTGATACCCGTAGCGGAGAATATATCACCAGGGTCAAGGATTAA
- a CDS encoding KamA family radical SAM protein: protein MGGDNTIAARVEKVSTDIWRDWKWQCKNRIHTLAQLARVLNKPLSALRELSAVAECYHFSITPYYLSLIDVMDENDPLRLQCFPDLREIYFSLGGVADPLGEEMDMPVPNLVHRYPDRCLAMVTNSCFTYCRHCNRKRMWGGKASTNIRKSLRRMINYISQSPRIREVIVSGGDPLTLRDETLNWFLGCLRSIPHVEVLRIGSRAPVILPMRITQELCTMLRRHRPLWFITQFNHPREITLETARACEMLLEAGIPVSNQSVLLRGVNDSYETMRDLLHGLQRISVKPYYLFQCDLVKGTDHFRVDLRLGVEIMEKTWKNMSGLCVPRYVLDLPGGRGKIPLPPFFLRV from the coding sequence TTGGGAGGAGATAATACCATCGCCGCAAGAGTAGAAAAGGTCTCGACAGACATCTGGCGTGACTGGAAGTGGCAGTGTAAAAACAGAATACACACCCTGGCGCAACTGGCCCGTGTGCTTAACAAACCCCTATCTGCCCTGAGGGAATTGAGTGCTGTCGCTGAATGTTATCATTTCTCCATAACCCCCTACTACCTCTCTCTGATAGACGTAATGGATGAGAACGATCCTCTCCGTCTCCAGTGTTTTCCCGATCTCAGGGAGATTTATTTTTCTCTCGGTGGCGTGGCTGATCCCCTCGGGGAAGAGATGGATATGCCCGTTCCGAATCTGGTGCACCGTTACCCTGATCGGTGTCTGGCAATGGTAACGAATAGCTGCTTCACATATTGTCGCCACTGCAATCGCAAACGGATGTGGGGAGGAAAAGCATCGACAAACATCAGGAAAAGCCTCCGGAGGATGATTAACTATATTTCCCAATCTCCTCGTATTCGTGAAGTTATCGTTTCTGGAGGTGATCCCCTTACTTTGAGGGATGAAACCCTCAACTGGTTTTTGGGGTGTCTAAGATCCATACCCCATGTGGAGGTACTCCGTATCGGGAGCCGTGCACCGGTGATCCTGCCGATGAGGATCACGCAAGAGCTATGTACCATGCTACGCAGACATCGTCCACTCTGGTTCATTACCCAATTCAATCACCCGAGAGAGATTACCCTGGAGACGGCCAGGGCATGCGAGATGCTGCTCGAGGCAGGGATTCCCGTCTCCAACCAGTCCGTTCTACTCCGAGGGGTTAACGACTCCTATGAGACGATGCGTGACCTCCTCCATGGCCTCCAGCGGATCTCGGTAAAACCGTATTACCTGTTCCAGTGTGATCTGGTGAAGGGGACGGACCACTTTCGTGTTGATCTCCGATTAGGGGTGGAGATCATGGAAAAAACATGGAAGAATATGTCGGGACTCTGCGTGCCTCGATATGTGCTTGATCTTCCTGGCGGTAGAGGAAAAATTCCTCTCCCGCCGTTTTTTCTACGCGTCTGA
- a CDS encoding radical SAM protein has translation MPYVAIHHPEKCHLCGACSEIVNCPGADELICIGCRACVLACPHQALELVEAPREREVTIEINGKLASVPEQTSVKDALIEAGYPLAISSRESGLFAPCEVGGCGSCAVEIDGMVKLACRTMVRKGIRIRTELPEEYVPRRIVVNFQGHSMGGVGTPRQSQGNDGFYLEAACFTAGCNLRCPHCQNWPITYRGQGEALTPQEAARRLTMIREGLELNRMTVSGGESTLNRTWLTLFLREMKSFNPDPDARFHVDTNGSLLTHDYLDELVDAGMTDIGIDLKALKTDTFMKITGLSDRNLAENYKETAWGAVRYLIHNYPEKVFVGVGIPYNRSFTSLSEISRMGQKLLKITPSLQVTVLNYRSTFRSNIVKPKDMEMMALRDVLQDMGLKTVIVQTTAGNIGP, from the coding sequence ATGCCTTACGTTGCCATTCATCATCCAGAGAAATGCCACCTCTGTGGTGCCTGTAGTGAAATAGTTAACTGTCCCGGAGCAGATGAGTTGATCTGCATCGGTTGTAGAGCCTGTGTCCTGGCCTGTCCCCACCAGGCCCTGGAACTTGTGGAGGCGCCGCGGGAGAGGGAAGTAACTATTGAAATAAACGGCAAATTGGCCTCGGTACCTGAACAGACAAGTGTAAAAGACGCCCTGATAGAAGCAGGTTACCCACTTGCCATATCCTCTCGGGAATCGGGTCTGTTTGCCCCCTGCGAAGTCGGAGGGTGCGGGAGTTGCGCCGTTGAGATTGATGGTATGGTAAAACTCGCCTGCCGGACGATGGTGAGAAAGGGGATAAGGATCAGGACCGAGTTGCCGGAGGAATACGTCCCGAGGAGGATCGTGGTGAATTTCCAGGGTCACTCCATGGGAGGGGTGGGTACACCACGGCAATCCCAGGGTAACGATGGCTTTTATCTTGAGGCGGCCTGTTTTACCGCGGGATGTAATCTCAGATGCCCCCACTGTCAGAACTGGCCGATCACTTACAGGGGACAGGGTGAAGCCTTAACGCCCCAGGAAGCAGCCCGAAGATTAACCATGATAAGAGAGGGTTTAGAGTTAAACAGGATGACGGTTTCCGGCGGCGAGTCCACCCTCAACAGGACCTGGTTAACCCTGTTTTTAAGGGAAATGAAAAGTTTTAATCCCGACCCGGACGCCCGCTTCCATGTTGATACCAACGGTTCATTGCTCACTCACGATTACCTCGATGAATTGGTAGATGCCGGCATGACTGATATCGGAATAGACCTCAAGGCCCTAAAAACAGATACCTTTATGAAGATAACGGGTCTGTCTGACAGGAACTTGGCGGAAAACTATAAAGAAACCGCATGGGGAGCGGTGAGATACCTGATTCATAACTACCCGGAGAAGGTTTTTGTCGGTGTTGGCATTCCTTACAACCGGAGTTTTACTTCTCTGTCCGAGATAAGCCGTATGGGACAGAAACTTCTTAAAATCACCCCTTCTCTTCAGGTTACCGTCCTCAATTACAGGAGTACATTCAGAAGCAATATCGTAAAGCCGAAAGATATGGAAATGATGGCCCTCCGTGATGTTCTCCAGGATATGGGGTTAAAAACAGTCATCGTTCAGACAACGGCAGGAAACATCGGTCCATGA
- a CDS encoding acyl-CoA dehydratase activase, with the protein MPHQNDRWSSPSCGGLEIGAVSVKWVGKREGDPVVKILRHEGNPQGKVREIIDVGTDFKSVPEEDNCRIVVTGPAAEALFALPYRAETECLEAALSSHQIKPDILLSLGGETFTVYPMRDGEIKNIISSSKCAAGTGEFLIQQFQRMGFSLPDGLAAVRFGKVVPLATRCSVHCKTDVTHKLNKGECTPDDIARSLIHDLAKKICKMIELTNWPADLIVVAGGLALNEPFLKTLQELLPNSRVIVLEESPYLEAFGAYLYACELLGGAVAPVGGNWLKGTKPVFETLRPLREAELLLDYRVCPDREGKVIEGGSYILSVDAGSTTTKAVLLNILDVSIGASCYLRTQGNPVRATEKCLEELIRQMGDKRIKVIQAGTTGSGREIVSVYLDNCLSVNEILAHARAATHEVPGVDTVFEIGGQDSKFISFLKGVPVDYAMNEGCSAGTGSFLEESALRDMGIAMEEISGIAYRSDHAVAFGERCAAFISTDLRNALQQGAGREDVVAGLVYSIADNYISRIVGARHVGGTVLFQGGVALNRSAALAMAARTHQKIVVPPHPEFMGCIGVALMVRAWLNNGDTTEKPYKLEDLVSGSMEVKGQFRCPGCENRCEIKKIALRDRIYPFGGLCSRYELQRQRGKETEEGRDLVAVRNALMFGEFGPKEIADPRGTIGLPVALTTYELFPFYTRLINELGFNCVLSEPSKIGNAKTVSPICYPCEIVHGAVYDLLQRNVDFILLPRVIEMEASCGHLYGYTCPSTTVIPDIIKGAFGGISDKILSPHIGLTGVLMATTLKEIIVMAGILGIGKKAARRAAEKAIASYERFKKRHLELGKKELEGLIKEPTVIIAGRPYTTCSTEVNLALPRKITSRGYHVVPADMLPPLGNAYHPRNVWRHTQQITNAIAYVKKFPNLYLSFVSCFSCGPDASIYHLIREELAGDTFCYLEIDSHTAHAGFETRVGAFLDIVEERRRPKKISHKS; encoded by the coding sequence GTGCCTCATCAGAATGACCGGTGGTCATCTCCTTCCTGCGGAGGGTTAGAGATCGGCGCCGTCTCGGTAAAATGGGTCGGGAAGAGAGAGGGAGACCCGGTGGTAAAAATCCTGCGGCATGAGGGAAACCCGCAGGGAAAGGTACGGGAAATTATTGATGTGGGGACAGATTTCAAATCTGTCCCCGAAGAGGATAACTGTCGTATTGTGGTTACAGGACCGGCAGCAGAGGCCCTTTTTGCCCTTCCCTACCGTGCCGAGACGGAATGCCTCGAGGCCGCCCTTTCATCCCATCAGATAAAGCCGGATATTCTCCTTTCCCTCGGTGGAGAAACGTTTACCGTGTACCCTATGAGGGACGGTGAGATTAAAAACATCATCTCCTCATCCAAATGTGCCGCAGGCACCGGTGAGTTTCTCATCCAGCAGTTCCAGAGGATGGGTTTCTCTCTCCCGGACGGACTTGCGGCAGTCAGGTTCGGCAAGGTGGTTCCGCTGGCCACGCGATGTTCGGTTCACTGCAAAACCGACGTTACCCACAAGCTCAACAAAGGTGAGTGCACCCCTGATGATATAGCAAGATCCCTCATCCATGACCTGGCAAAAAAGATATGTAAGATGATTGAGCTTACAAACTGGCCCGCTGATTTAATCGTCGTCGCGGGCGGCCTTGCCTTAAACGAACCGTTCCTGAAAACATTGCAGGAACTTCTCCCTAACTCCAGGGTAATAGTCCTCGAGGAAAGCCCCTATCTGGAGGCCTTTGGAGCCTATCTCTATGCCTGTGAACTGTTAGGAGGCGCTGTCGCACCTGTCGGTGGGAATTGGCTCAAGGGAACAAAACCTGTATTTGAGACCCTGAGACCATTGAGAGAGGCGGAACTGTTGCTTGACTACAGAGTTTGTCCTGATAGAGAGGGAAAAGTAATCGAGGGGGGATCCTATATCCTGAGTGTAGATGCCGGATCAACCACCACGAAGGCAGTTTTACTTAACATTTTAGACGTCTCCATCGGCGCCAGTTGCTATTTGAGAACACAGGGCAATCCTGTCCGGGCGACAGAGAAATGCCTCGAGGAACTCATAAGACAGATGGGTGATAAACGAATAAAAGTAATTCAGGCAGGGACAACGGGATCGGGAAGGGAGATAGTATCTGTCTACCTCGACAACTGCCTGAGCGTCAATGAGATACTTGCCCATGCAAGGGCAGCGACTCATGAGGTGCCGGGGGTTGATACGGTCTTTGAAATAGGGGGCCAGGATTCTAAGTTTATCTCATTCCTGAAAGGGGTTCCCGTTGATTATGCGATGAATGAAGGATGCTCGGCAGGAACGGGGAGTTTTCTTGAAGAATCTGCTTTACGGGATATGGGTATCGCCATGGAGGAGATCAGTGGTATAGCTTACAGGAGTGATCATGCCGTGGCATTCGGGGAACGATGCGCCGCCTTCATCAGTACTGACTTAAGAAATGCCCTCCAGCAAGGCGCCGGACGTGAAGATGTAGTTGCCGGATTGGTCTATTCCATTGCCGATAACTATATCTCGCGGATCGTCGGTGCCCGTCACGTAGGAGGTACCGTCCTCTTCCAGGGAGGCGTGGCCCTAAACAGATCAGCAGCCCTGGCCATGGCTGCCCGCACCCACCAGAAGATAGTGGTTCCCCCCCACCCGGAATTCATGGGGTGTATAGGGGTTGCCCTCATGGTGAGGGCTTGGCTAAATAACGGGGACACTACGGAAAAACCCTATAAACTTGAGGACCTTGTCTCCGGTTCGATGGAAGTGAAGGGGCAATTCAGGTGCCCAGGTTGTGAGAATAGATGTGAGATTAAAAAGATTGCCCTCCGGGACAGGATTTATCCCTTTGGGGGGCTCTGTTCCAGATATGAACTGCAACGCCAGAGGGGTAAAGAAACGGAGGAAGGCCGCGATCTGGTGGCAGTGCGAAATGCTTTGATGTTTGGTGAGTTCGGGCCGAAGGAGATAGCTGACCCCCGGGGAACAATTGGTTTGCCTGTGGCCCTTACCACCTATGAACTCTTCCCTTTTTACACAAGGCTCATAAATGAACTCGGTTTTAATTGCGTCCTGTCGGAACCCTCAAAAATCGGCAATGCCAAAACTGTTTCCCCCATCTGCTATCCATGTGAAATCGTCCACGGGGCGGTTTATGATCTGTTGCAACGCAACGTGGATTTTATCCTTTTACCCCGCGTCATTGAGATGGAAGCCTCCTGTGGTCATCTCTACGGTTACACCTGTCCTTCTACGACCGTCATTCCGGACATCATCAAAGGGGCCTTTGGCGGCATCTCCGATAAAATACTCTCTCCCCATATCGGTCTCACCGGAGTCCTTATGGCCACCACCCTAAAAGAGATTATCGTCATGGCCGGAATACTGGGGATTGGGAAAAAAGCGGCAAGAAGGGCAGCAGAAAAAGCCATCGCCTCCTATGAAAGATTCAAGAAGAGGCACCTCGAGCTGGGCAAAAAGGAACTGGAAGGACTGATTAAGGAACCCACGGTTATCATTGCGGGGAGACCGTACACCACCTGTTCAACAGAGGTCAATCTTGCCCTCCCGCGCAAGATTACCAGCCGGGGTTACCATGTCGTTCCCGCCGATATGCTCCCCCCCTTAGGCAACGCTTACCATCCGAGAAACGTCTGGCGCCATACACAGCAGATTACAAACGCTATCGCCTATGTCAAGAAATTTCCCAATCTCTATCTCTCCTTCGTTTCATGCTTTTCCTGCGGACCAGATGCGAGCATCTATCATCTGATCCGCGAGGAACTGGCTGGCGATACGTTCTGTTATCTTGAAATAGATTCCCACACGGCCCATGCCGGTTTTGAGACACGGGTGGGCGCCTTTCTTGACATTGTCGAGGAGCGCCGTCGCCCAAAAAAAATAAGTCATAAGTCGTAA
- the lspA gene encoding signal peptidase II: MKKKCLLFFVTTVAVILLDQITKAYISSTMSIHESFAVIEGFFNITYIRNPGAAFGFLTGVSPVFRYVFFLSATIAVILLILHYIRKSKEEELLLIFSLSLILAGAMGNLIDRVRFGEVIDFLDVYIGFYHWPAFNAADSAISTGAAILILITLKRKKG, encoded by the coding sequence TTGAAAAAGAAATGCCTCCTTTTTTTCGTAACTACGGTAGCGGTGATCCTTCTGGATCAGATAACGAAGGCTTACATCAGTTCAACCATGTCCATTCATGAATCGTTCGCCGTCATTGAAGGTTTCTTCAATATCACATACATCAGGAATCCGGGTGCGGCTTTTGGTTTCCTGACCGGTGTTTCCCCCGTCTTTCGTTATGTTTTCTTCCTGTCGGCAACAATTGCCGTCATTTTGCTGATTCTCCACTACATCAGGAAAAGCAAGGAGGAAGAGTTACTCCTGATCTTTTCCCTTTCCCTGATCTTAGCCGGTGCGATGGGAAATCTTATTGACAGGGTCCGTTTTGGAGAAGTAATTGATTTCCTTGATGTCTATATAGGTTTTTACCACTGGCCTGCCTTTAATGCCGCTGATTCAGCGATCTCTACGGGGGCCGCCATCCTGATTCTCATAACGCTTAAACGGAAAAAGGGGTAA